A part of Streptantibioticus cattleyicolor NRRL 8057 = DSM 46488 genomic DNA contains:
- a CDS encoding copper homeostasis protein CutC: MTAATGAGTALEIAVTSPAGARIARDGGADRVELCASLELGGVTPSQALVAAAVATGVPVQALVRCRPGDFVYDAEEIALMTAEVRSVVAAGAAGVVVGALTEKGALDTEAVRRWVAAARDAAVTAGRAVEVTLHRAIDQSADPVAAAALAPGLGVDRVLTSGGAVTAVDGVATIRRIAAAAPGVEVMAGAGVRPSDIPRLVAAGAAAVHLSAKRPAPARRGGAWVPMGAAGSSAEADTHHVTDPALVAAARAALDG; encoded by the coding sequence GTGACGGCGGCAACCGGAGCCGGGACCGCCCTGGAGATCGCCGTCACCAGCCCGGCCGGGGCCCGGATCGCCCGGGACGGCGGCGCGGACCGCGTGGAGTTGTGCGCATCGCTGGAACTCGGCGGGGTGACCCCGTCGCAGGCGCTCGTGGCGGCGGCGGTGGCCACCGGGGTGCCGGTCCAGGCGCTGGTGCGCTGCCGCCCCGGTGACTTCGTCTACGACGCCGAGGAGATCGCGCTGATGACGGCGGAGGTGCGGTCGGTGGTCGCCGCCGGGGCCGCGGGCGTCGTCGTCGGCGCGCTCACCGAGAAGGGCGCGCTCGACACCGAGGCGGTGCGCCGGTGGGTCGCCGCCGCGCGGGACGCCGCGGTGACGGCGGGGCGTGCGGTGGAGGTCACCTTGCACCGGGCGATCGACCAGTCCGCCGACCCGGTCGCCGCCGCCGCGCTCGCCCCGGGGCTGGGGGTGGACCGGGTGCTCACCTCCGGCGGCGCGGTCACCGCGGTGGACGGCGTCGCCACGATCCGCCGGATCGCCGCCGCCGCGCCCGGGGTCGAGGTGATGGCCGGGGCGGGTGTGCGCCCGTCGGACATCCCCCGTCTCGTCGCCGCCGGGGCCGCCGCCGTCCACCTCTCCGCCAAACGCCCGGCCCCCGCCCGGCGCGGCGGCGCCTGGGTGCCCATGGGCGCCGCGGGCTCGTCGGCCGAGGCGGACACCCACCACGTCACCGACCCCGCCCTGGTGGCCGCGGCGCGGGCCGCCCTCGACGGCTGA
- a CDS encoding M81 family metallopeptidase, translating to MPQPRTAIARPVIAIAGLGIESSTFSPARTGAAAFHPQRGPEVLSRYPFLAPGRPLADAADWRGALVGKALPGGMVTADAFAELSAELLDRLRATPHLDGVWFDIHGAMTVEGIDDAEAVLLARVREVVGPDVLVSTSMDLHGNVSRELAHLSDLITCYRMAPHEDHMETKERAARNLVHLLTTGAPRPVKAWVPVPVLLAGEQTSTRIEPGRGVYAAVEEVEAMDGVIDAAIWVGYAWADEPRNRAAVVVTGTSRDAVTAGAERLARGFWRARRDFAFVAPTGSLDACIDEALASTARPYFISDTGDNPTAGGAGDVTWGLRHVLARPEFQRPDGPAVIYASLPAPQAVAAALEAGVGATVTVTGGAAVDDRHAGPLTMTGVVHAVKRGDRDAVTEVVLRVGSVRVILTELRKPYHHEQDFTDLALDPRAADLVIVKIGYLEPELFAMAADWKLALTPGGVDQDLVRLGHRRIRRPMFPFDPDMADPDLTARVIAPADQPMTGADE from the coding sequence ATGCCGCAACCGCGTACCGCCATCGCCCGTCCCGTCATCGCCATCGCCGGCCTCGGGATCGAATCGTCCACGTTCTCCCCGGCCCGCACCGGGGCCGCCGCCTTCCACCCGCAACGCGGACCGGAGGTCCTTTCCCGCTACCCCTTCCTCGCCCCGGGCCGGCCGCTCGCCGACGCGGCCGACTGGCGCGGCGCGCTGGTGGGCAAGGCGCTGCCCGGCGGCATGGTCACGGCGGACGCCTTCGCCGAACTCTCCGCCGAACTCCTCGACCGGCTGCGCGCGACGCCGCACCTGGACGGCGTCTGGTTCGACATCCACGGGGCCATGACCGTCGAAGGCATCGACGACGCCGAGGCGGTACTCCTCGCCCGGGTCCGCGAGGTCGTCGGCCCCGACGTCCTGGTGTCGACCTCCATGGACCTGCACGGCAACGTCTCCCGCGAACTGGCCCACCTCAGCGACCTGATCACCTGCTACCGGATGGCCCCGCACGAGGACCACATGGAGACCAAGGAACGCGCCGCGCGCAACCTGGTGCACCTGCTCACCACCGGCGCCCCGCGGCCGGTCAAGGCGTGGGTCCCGGTGCCCGTCCTGCTGGCCGGGGAGCAGACCTCGACCCGCATCGAGCCCGGGCGCGGCGTCTACGCGGCGGTCGAGGAGGTCGAGGCGATGGACGGGGTGATCGACGCGGCGATCTGGGTCGGCTACGCCTGGGCCGACGAACCCCGCAACCGCGCGGCGGTGGTCGTCACCGGAACCTCCCGGGACGCCGTCACCGCGGGCGCCGAACGCCTGGCCCGCGGCTTCTGGCGGGCCCGGCGCGACTTCGCCTTCGTCGCGCCGACCGGATCGCTGGACGCCTGCATCGACGAGGCGCTCGCCTCCACCGCCCGCCCCTACTTCATCAGCGACACCGGTGACAACCCGACCGCGGGCGGCGCCGGTGACGTCACCTGGGGGCTGCGACACGTCCTGGCCCGGCCGGAGTTCCAGCGCCCCGACGGCCCGGCCGTCATCTACGCCTCGCTGCCCGCCCCGCAGGCCGTCGCCGCCGCCCTGGAGGCCGGGGTCGGCGCCACCGTCACCGTCACCGGCGGCGCCGCCGTCGACGACCGGCACGCCGGACCGCTCACCATGACCGGGGTCGTCCACGCCGTCAAGCGCGGCGACCGGGACGCAGTCACCGAGGTCGTCCTGCGCGTCGGCAGCGTCCGCGTCATCCTCACCGAACTGCGCAAGCCCTACCACCACGAGCAGGACTTCACCGACCTGGCGCTCGACCCGCGCGCCGCCGACCTCGTCATCGTCAAGATCGGCTACCTCGAACCGGAACTGTTCGCCATGGCCGCCGACTGGAAGCTCGCCCTCACCCCCGGCGGGGTCGACCAGGACCTGGTGCGGCTCGGCCACCGCCGCATCCGCCGCCCGATGTTCCCCTTCGACCCGGACATGGCCGACCCCGATCTGACCGCCCGCGTCATCGCCCCCGCCGACCAGCCGATGACCGGGGCGGACGAGTGA
- a CDS encoding ROK family transcriptional regulator codes for MPEKSDAHRTGTGAPSLPARVLQLIASGRATSRTELAKLLGAAPSTISAAVGQLIDRGLVAEQGTHSSTGGRPRKVLRLGGSDEFALAADLGGSHAGIAVVLPGGTLADVSTVPFAIADGPEAALPRLADLLEELAERRGRHLLRGVGLSLPGPVDVATGTVNLPSRMPGWNGFPVAAWLEERFRVPAAVDNDANCMAVGEHAVRPAGRRQSIMVKIGSAIGAGIIVDGRLYRGATGAAGDITHVRIDAADDTPCSCGNTGCLETVASGAALVRVLRAGGADVRSPEDVVRLATEADPAATSAVRRAGRYLGMVLAANVNFFNPDAVYLGGILSTLEPFVAAVRSQLYEGCHPLVTKHLVIESASLGAEAGLVGAGQFAFQRALERALDAVSGDPRTTAPVPLPPHHDPARSGA; via the coding sequence ATGCCTGAAAAAAGTGACGCGCACCGGACGGGCACCGGCGCCCCGTCCCTGCCCGCGCGCGTGCTCCAGCTCATCGCCTCCGGCCGGGCGACCTCCCGCACCGAGCTGGCCAAGCTGCTCGGGGCCGCGCCGTCGACCATCTCGGCCGCGGTCGGCCAGCTCATCGACCGCGGGCTGGTGGCCGAGCAGGGCACGCACTCGTCCACCGGCGGGCGCCCCCGCAAGGTGCTGCGGCTCGGCGGCAGCGACGAGTTCGCCCTCGCCGCCGACCTCGGCGGCAGCCACGCCGGCATCGCCGTGGTGCTCCCGGGCGGCACGCTCGCCGACGTCTCGACCGTGCCGTTCGCCATCGCCGACGGGCCCGAGGCGGCCCTGCCCCGCCTCGCGGACCTGCTCGAAGAACTCGCCGAGCGGCGCGGCCGGCACCTGCTGCGCGGCGTCGGCCTCTCGCTGCCCGGGCCGGTGGACGTGGCGACCGGTACCGTCAACCTGCCGTCCCGGATGCCCGGTTGGAACGGCTTCCCGGTCGCGGCCTGGCTGGAGGAACGGTTCCGGGTCCCCGCCGCCGTCGACAACGACGCCAACTGCATGGCCGTCGGCGAACACGCGGTACGGCCCGCCGGACGACGGCAGTCGATCATGGTGAAGATCGGTTCCGCGATCGGCGCCGGCATCATCGTCGACGGACGGCTCTACCGGGGCGCGACCGGCGCCGCCGGCGACATCACCCACGTGCGCATCGACGCCGCCGACGACACCCCCTGCTCCTGCGGCAACACCGGATGCCTGGAGACCGTGGCCTCCGGCGCCGCACTCGTCCGCGTCCTGCGGGCCGGCGGCGCCGACGTGCGCTCCCCGGAGGACGTGGTCCGGCTGGCGACCGAGGCCGACCCGGCGGCCACCAGCGCGGTACGCCGCGCCGGGAGGTACCTGGGGATGGTCCTCGCCGCCAACGTCAACTTCTTCAACCCCGACGCCGTCTACCTCGGCGGCATCCTGTCCACCCTCGAACCGTTCGTCGCGGCGGTGCGCAGCCAGCTGTACGAGGGGTGCCACCCGCTGGTCACCAAGCACCTGGTGATCGAGAGCGCCAGCCTCGGCGCGGAGGCGGGCCTCGTCGGCGCCGGCCAGTTCGCGTTCCAACGGGCCCTGGAACGCGCCCTCGACGCCGTCTCCGGCGACCCCCGCACCACCGCGCCCGTCCCTCTCCCGCCGCACCACGACCCCGCCCGCTCCGGCGCCTGA
- a CDS encoding ABC transporter permease, which produces MTTLLYLTRRVLQAAVVILIVTVVVFCLLHALPGGPARGILGPQATAQQITQFNHEQGLDRPLPLQYVHYLGTMLHGDLGTSYTLNESVSQLIWQRLPKTLVLTVLSAVVGLVLAIPLGMWQAVRRNKPADYVITALSFVAYATPVYFLGLVLVLVFSMVLPWLPPQAPQGETLGAVLSDPAALVLPVVAGAASMVAVFSRYMRAATLENLSEDYVRTARAGGAGRRAILWRHVFRNSLTPVVAMLGYYVPVLFGGALVVEQLFNYPGMGLLFWNAAQSSDYPVLLGCVLVISVATVTGTLLADIVQRIIDPRVKAGRA; this is translated from the coding sequence ATGACGACCCTCCTGTACCTGACCAGACGCGTCCTCCAGGCCGCCGTGGTGATCCTCATCGTGACCGTGGTGGTCTTCTGCCTGCTGCACGCGCTGCCCGGCGGACCCGCCCGCGGCATCCTCGGTCCGCAGGCGACCGCCCAGCAGATCACCCAGTTCAACCACGAGCAGGGGCTCGACCGGCCACTGCCGTTGCAGTACGTCCACTACCTCGGCACCATGCTCCACGGCGACCTGGGGACCTCCTACACCCTCAACGAGTCGGTCTCCCAGCTGATCTGGCAGCGGCTGCCGAAGACCCTGGTGCTCACCGTCCTGTCGGCGGTGGTCGGGCTGGTGCTGGCGATCCCGCTCGGCATGTGGCAGGCGGTGCGGCGCAACAAGCCGGCCGACTACGTCATCACGGCGCTGAGCTTCGTCGCCTACGCGACGCCGGTGTACTTCCTCGGGCTGGTGCTGGTGCTGGTGTTCAGCATGGTGCTGCCCTGGCTGCCGCCGCAGGCACCGCAGGGCGAGACCCTCGGTGCGGTGCTGTCGGACCCCGCCGCCCTCGTGCTGCCGGTCGTCGCCGGTGCCGCCTCGATGGTCGCGGTCTTCAGCCGCTACATGCGCGCCGCGACGCTGGAGAACCTCTCCGAGGACTACGTCCGCACGGCGCGGGCCGGCGGCGCCGGCCGGCGCGCCATCCTGTGGCGGCACGTCTTCCGCAACTCGCTCACCCCGGTGGTGGCGATGCTCGGCTACTACGTGCCGGTGCTCTTCGGCGGCGCGCTGGTGGTGGAGCAGTTGTTCAACTACCCGGGGATGGGGCTGCTGTTCTGGAACGCCGCCCAGTCCTCCGACTATCCGGTGCTGCTCGGCTGCGTCCTGGTCATCTCGGTCGCCACCGTCACCGGCACGCTGCTGGCCGACATCGTCCAGCGGATCATCGACCCTCGTGTGAAGGCAGGTCGCGCATGA
- a CDS encoding ABC transporter permease: MSAVLQPGRALGTGPSPQSPAAPTGTRLAVRRFARNRLAVAGLVVVVLFVLFCFVGPFLYRTDQMHTALSEVNLPPSLRHPLGTDAVGHDELGRLMYGGKVSLLVGLAAGLLATVIGTLWGAVAGYAGGWVDAVMMRVVDAGIAIPALFILLVISAILTPGVPGLVLILGIVSWLVPSRLVRAETLTLKNRDYVHTLRAIGGTHTRAITRHILPNTVSTIAVAATFQVADAILLVAYVSYLGLGVQPPATDWGGMLSAGLTAVYSGHWWLILPPGLAVILVVCAFNAIGDGLRDTFDVRGRG; this comes from the coding sequence ATGAGCGCCGTGCTGCAACCGGGCCGGGCGCTCGGCACCGGGCCGTCCCCGCAGAGTCCGGCGGCGCCCACGGGCACCCGGCTGGCCGTGCGCCGTTTCGCGCGCAACCGGCTGGCCGTCGCCGGCCTGGTGGTGGTCGTCCTCTTCGTGCTGTTCTGCTTCGTCGGCCCGTTCCTGTACCGCACCGACCAGATGCACACCGCGCTGTCGGAGGTCAACCTCCCCCCGAGCCTGCGGCATCCGCTGGGCACCGACGCGGTCGGGCACGACGAACTCGGGCGGCTGATGTACGGCGGCAAGGTGTCGCTCCTGGTCGGCCTCGCGGCCGGTCTGCTGGCGACCGTGATCGGCACGCTGTGGGGCGCGGTGGCCGGGTACGCGGGCGGCTGGGTGGACGCGGTGATGATGCGGGTCGTCGACGCCGGCATCGCCATCCCGGCGCTCTTCATCCTGCTGGTCATCTCCGCGATCCTCACCCCCGGCGTGCCCGGGCTCGTGCTCATCCTGGGCATCGTCTCCTGGCTGGTGCCCTCGCGCCTGGTGCGGGCCGAGACGCTCACCCTGAAGAACCGCGATTACGTGCACACGCTGCGCGCCATCGGCGGCACGCACACCCGGGCGATCACCCGCCACATCCTGCCCAACACGGTCTCCACCATCGCCGTCGCCGCCACCTTCCAGGTCGCCGACGCGATCCTGCTGGTCGCCTACGTCTCCTACCTGGGCCTGGGCGTGCAGCCGCCGGCCACCGACTGGGGCGGGATGCTCTCCGCGGGCCTGACCGCCGTCTACTCCGGCCACTGGTGGCTCATCCTGCCGCCCGGCCTCGCCGTCATCCTCGTCGTGTGCGCGTTCAACGCCATCGGCGACGGACTGCGCGACACCTTCGACGTCAGGGGACGGGGATGA
- a CDS encoding peptide ABC transporter substrate-binding protein — MSPARTAAGRRRTLVAGAAVSAGLLLAGCAGVGGVRPASHDAINYALPANFTPNWILPIGTAAHLNTNNASISAALWEPLVSYDGSTGTVGWNKAASIATAADFAPDGRSVRITLGDRHWSDGHPITSRDVDFWYRLIKADKAQWAGYNPGQAPDNWTSLKIADDHHFTLTFDKAYNANWMLANELSLIRPLPQHAWDRTGPSAPVSDADTTPEGARRVWDHLNTVAKDISGYATNPLWKTVSGPYTIRSFSTSGTVRLTANTAYDGGEKAHIRTVNLLPFTTKAAEENALRTGQVDYGYVDPADLGQRKLFTSHGYRIEPWTGWAITYMPYNFENPAMGAVFRQLYARQAIQLSIDQDSLVKAIFNGTAVPGYGPVPQAQASNFLSPAQKANPYPYSTARARALLTGHGWSERDGVMVCVRPGTSPSQCGPGVKGGTRFRMQVLSQSGSTVTDNMMSAIQSSLSESGIALSIKTAPVNSVLAQTPQCTADQPSCDWQLSFFGTAGSWYFPAFPTGDSLFQSKGGSNFGNYSDHPADRLITASTTSDSPQAMLDYSAALAKDLPVIWLPEPDYQISVIRDGLGGFAQDSLANFHPAQWRWTKPATEGADPTRAERP; from the coding sequence ATGTCACCAGCTCGCACGGCGGCGGGCCGCCGCCGCACGCTCGTCGCGGGCGCCGCCGTCTCGGCGGGCCTGCTGCTCGCAGGCTGCGCCGGGGTTGGCGGCGTGCGGCCCGCCTCCCACGACGCGATCAACTACGCGCTGCCCGCGAACTTCACCCCCAACTGGATCCTGCCGATCGGCACCGCGGCCCATCTGAACACCAACAACGCCTCCATCTCGGCCGCGCTGTGGGAACCGCTGGTCTCCTACGACGGCTCCACCGGCACCGTCGGCTGGAACAAGGCGGCCTCCATCGCCACCGCCGCCGACTTCGCCCCGGACGGCAGAAGCGTGCGGATCACCCTCGGGGACCGCCACTGGAGCGACGGCCACCCGATCACGTCACGCGACGTCGACTTCTGGTACCGCCTCATCAAGGCGGACAAGGCACAGTGGGCCGGCTACAACCCGGGCCAGGCGCCGGACAACTGGACCTCGCTGAAGATCGCCGACGACCACCACTTCACCCTCACCTTCGACAAGGCGTACAACGCCAACTGGATGCTCGCCAACGAGCTGAGCCTGATCAGACCGCTGCCGCAGCACGCCTGGGACCGGACCGGCCCCTCCGCGCCCGTCTCCGACGCCGACACCACACCCGAGGGCGCCCGGCGGGTGTGGGACCACCTCAACACCGTCGCCAAGGACATCTCCGGCTACGCCACCAACCCGCTGTGGAAGACCGTCAGCGGCCCCTACACCATCCGTTCCTTCTCCACCTCGGGCACGGTGCGGCTCACCGCCAACACCGCGTACGACGGCGGCGAGAAGGCACACATCCGCACCGTCAACCTGCTGCCGTTCACCACCAAGGCGGCCGAGGAGAACGCGCTGCGCACCGGGCAGGTCGACTACGGCTACGTCGACCCGGCCGACCTCGGACAGCGGAAGCTGTTCACCTCGCACGGGTACCGGATCGAACCGTGGACCGGGTGGGCCATCACCTACATGCCGTACAACTTCGAGAACCCGGCGATGGGGGCGGTCTTCCGGCAGTTGTACGCCCGGCAGGCGATCCAGCTCTCGATCGACCAGGACAGCCTGGTGAAGGCCATCTTCAACGGGACCGCCGTCCCCGGCTACGGACCCGTCCCGCAGGCGCAGGCGTCCAACTTCCTGTCGCCGGCGCAGAAGGCCAACCCGTACCCGTACTCCACCGCCCGGGCGAGGGCGCTCCTGACCGGACACGGGTGGAGCGAGCGGGACGGGGTGATGGTGTGCGTCCGGCCGGGGACCTCACCGTCGCAGTGCGGCCCCGGGGTGAAGGGCGGCACCCGGTTCCGGATGCAGGTGCTCTCCCAGTCGGGTTCGACGGTGACCGACAACATGATGAGTGCCATCCAGTCCTCGCTGTCGGAGAGCGGGATCGCCCTGTCCATCAAGACCGCGCCGGTCAACTCGGTGCTGGCGCAGACCCCGCAGTGCACCGCCGACCAGCCGTCCTGCGACTGGCAGTTGTCGTTCTTCGGCACCGCCGGCAGCTGGTACTTCCCGGCCTTCCCCACCGGTGACTCGCTCTTCCAGTCCAAGGGCGGCTCCAACTTCGGCAACTACTCCGACCACCCGGCCGACCGGCTGATCACCGCGTCCACCACCTCCGACTCACCGCAGGCCATGCTCGACTACAGCGCGGCCCTCGCCAAGGACCTGCCGGTGATCTGGCTGCCGGAGCCCGACTACCAGATCTCGGTGATCAGAGACGGCCTCGGCGGCTTCGCCCAGGACTCGCTCGCCAACTTCCACCCCGCCCAGTGGCGGTGGACGAAGCCGGCCACCGAAGGCGCCGACCCGACCCGAGCGGAACGCCCATGA
- a CDS encoding dipeptide ABC transporter ATP-binding protein, whose translation MTATTTHEPILRLDDLDVAFTTETGRVPAVRGVCLDVRPGETLALVGESGSGKSTVALAAMGLLPGNAHATGRALIAGTDVLAARESDLTGLRGRTVSMVFQEPATALDPLTRVGAQIAEVVRNHRDVSAREARHAAVELLRRVGIPDPERRASAYPFQLSGGQRQRVVIAMAIANDPGLLIADEPTTALDVTVQTEILDLLRELAVDAGTGVLLVTHNMGVVADFADRVAVMLRGEIVETGPVEEVLLRPAHEYTKRLLAAVPRLTVAEAGAADTDGAGDRAEGSGTASEAPVVDLDRVGVVFGRGSRAVRALDGVSLTVRPGETVGLVGESGSGKSTAARVALGLIRPSSGSVSLFDTDLRKASARTRRTLRAGIGVVLQDPVASLDARMTVGECVAEPLRVHRRDLPAAERRARVAEALERVQLPRALADRAPRELSGGQRQRVSLARALVLEPQLLVADEPTSALDVSVQEAVLTVIAELQRDLGFACLFVSHDLAVVQRFAQRVVVMRGGHVEEHGTTGTTLLRPRTDYTRRLLAAVPVPDPVLQRQRRLRRQAAGSGADA comes from the coding sequence ATGACCGCCACCACCACGCACGAACCGATCCTCCGCCTCGACGACCTGGACGTCGCGTTCACCACCGAGACCGGGCGGGTGCCCGCGGTGCGCGGGGTCTGTCTCGACGTACGCCCCGGCGAGACCCTGGCGCTCGTCGGCGAGTCCGGCTCCGGCAAGTCCACCGTCGCCCTGGCCGCCATGGGCCTGCTGCCCGGGAACGCGCACGCCACCGGCCGGGCACTGATCGCCGGGACCGACGTCCTCGCCGCCCGCGAGTCCGACCTGACCGGGTTGCGCGGACGCACCGTGTCGATGGTCTTCCAGGAACCGGCGACCGCCCTCGACCCGCTCACCCGCGTCGGCGCCCAGATCGCCGAGGTGGTGCGCAACCACCGTGACGTCTCCGCCCGCGAGGCCCGGCACGCCGCCGTGGAGCTGCTGCGCCGCGTCGGCATCCCGGACCCCGAGCGGCGCGCGTCGGCCTACCCGTTCCAGCTCTCCGGCGGTCAGCGGCAGCGCGTCGTCATCGCCATGGCCATCGCCAACGACCCCGGGCTGCTCATCGCCGACGAACCCACCACCGCGCTCGACGTCACCGTGCAGACCGAAATCCTCGACCTGCTGCGCGAGTTGGCGGTGGACGCCGGGACCGGGGTGCTGCTCGTCACCCACAACATGGGGGTGGTCGCCGACTTCGCCGACCGGGTCGCCGTCATGCTGCGCGGCGAGATCGTGGAGACCGGGCCGGTCGAGGAGGTCCTGCTGCGCCCGGCGCACGAATACACCAAGCGGTTGCTGGCGGCGGTGCCGAGGCTCACCGTCGCGGAGGCCGGGGCGGCGGACACGGACGGCGCCGGGGACCGTGCGGAAGGCAGCGGCACGGCGTCGGAGGCACCCGTGGTCGACCTCGACCGGGTCGGTGTGGTCTTCGGCCGCGGCAGCCGTGCGGTGCGCGCGCTCGACGGCGTGTCGCTGACCGTCCGGCCCGGGGAGACCGTCGGACTGGTCGGGGAGTCCGGCTCGGGGAAGTCGACCGCCGCCCGCGTCGCGCTGGGGCTGATCCGACCGTCCTCCGGCAGCGTGTCGCTCTTCGACACCGATCTGCGCAAGGCGTCGGCACGCACCCGCCGTACCCTGCGTGCGGGCATCGGGGTGGTGCTCCAGGACCCGGTGGCCTCGCTGGACGCCCGGATGACGGTGGGCGAGTGCGTGGCCGAGCCGCTGCGCGTCCACCGCCGCGACCTGCCGGCCGCGGAACGCCGGGCGCGGGTGGCGGAGGCGCTCGAACGCGTCCAGCTCCCGCGGGCCCTCGCCGACCGCGCCCCGCGGGAACTCTCCGGCGGCCAGCGGCAGCGCGTCAGCCTCGCCCGCGCCCTCGTCCTCGAACCGCAGCTCCTGGTGGCCGACGAGCCGACCAGCGCCCTCGACGTCAGCGTGCAGGAAGCGGTGCTGACCGTGATCGCCGAGTTGCAGCGGGACCTCGGTTTCGCCTGCCTCTTCGTCTCGCACGACCTGGCCGTGGTGCAGCGCTTCGCCCAGCGCGTCGTCGTCATGCGCGGCGGACACGTGGAGGAACACGGCACCACCGGGACGACGTTGCTGCGTCCGCGGACCGACTACACCCGGCGGCTGCTGGCCGCCGTCCCCGTCCCCGACCCCGTTCTGCAACGCCAACGCCGCCTGCGACGGCAGGCCGCCGGATCAGGAGCCGACGCGTGA
- a CDS encoding ROK family protein: MTRPLTHPTVVAGVDIGGTTTQVVLCTPDLAVVAHTQIPTPAAQGGPAMIRAALDALRRLLGQSPRRLAGVGVGAAGVVDTATGRVLVASDSFRDWAGFPVTATIEAELGVPAFLDNDVNAFLRGEVAKGAVQGERDVLGITLGTGVGGALCLGGTLLDGAHGAAGEIGHIPGFGDLPCTCGGRGHLETLASGRAVATHYARRTGHRTTARHIAAAAENGDADARAVFHAAGTAVARAVLITAGLLDVTTVVLGGGLTHAWHLLHPAIRQALEAEPPVSAQPIRLERTRLAGHAAAIGAACLAGPRPAPVGA; encoded by the coding sequence GTGACCCGACCCCTGACACACCCCACGGTCGTCGCCGGCGTCGACATCGGCGGCACCACCACGCAGGTGGTGCTGTGCACCCCCGACCTGGCCGTAGTGGCGCACACCCAGATCCCCACCCCGGCGGCCCAGGGCGGCCCGGCGATGATCCGCGCCGCCCTCGACGCGCTGCGCCGGCTGCTCGGCCAGTCGCCCCGCAGGCTGGCGGGCGTGGGGGTCGGCGCGGCCGGGGTGGTGGACACCGCGACCGGCCGCGTCCTGGTGGCCAGCGACTCCTTCCGCGACTGGGCCGGCTTCCCGGTCACCGCCACCATCGAGGCCGAACTGGGCGTACCGGCGTTCCTCGACAACGACGTCAACGCCTTCCTGCGCGGCGAGGTCGCCAAGGGCGCCGTCCAGGGCGAGCGCGACGTGCTCGGCATCACCCTCGGCACCGGTGTCGGCGGCGCCCTGTGCCTGGGCGGGACCCTGCTCGACGGGGCGCACGGCGCGGCCGGGGAGATCGGCCACATCCCCGGCTTCGGCGACCTGCCGTGCACCTGCGGCGGACGCGGCCACCTGGAGACCCTCGCCTCCGGCCGCGCCGTCGCCACCCACTACGCGCGGCGTACCGGACACCGCACCACCGCCCGGCACATCGCCGCCGCGGCGGAGAACGGTGACGCCGACGCCCGGGCCGTCTTCCACGCCGCCGGAACCGCCGTCGCCCGTGCCGTCCTGATCACCGCGGGCCTGCTCGACGTCACCACCGTGGTCCTCGGCGGCGGCCTCACCCACGCCTGGCACCTGCTGCACCCCGCGATCCGCCAGGCGCTGGAGGCCGAACCGCCGGTCAGCGCCCAGCCGATCCGCCTGGAGCGCACCCGGCTGGCCGGTCACGCGGCGGCCATCGGCGCGGCCTGCCTGGCCGGTCCGCGCCCGGCGCCGGTCGGGGCGTAG